CGCGGCCACTGGGTGACCACCCGGCCGTTGGGTGCGCGGAAATAGCTGCTGCACCGGGTCAGCCAGACCGTTCCGGTCATCCAACGGTCGATCCTGGCGAGGAAGTCGGCCATCGTCTCCGGTTTGACCGCCACATACCGTCTGCGCCTGCGCCGCAGATACCGCAGCGCGCGCACGATGTAGTGCGCCTGGGCCTCCAGCACGAACAGCACGCTGTTGGACCCGACGTTGGTGTTCGGGCCGTAGAGCATGAAGAAGTTCGGGAATCCCGGAATTGCCATGCCCAGGTACGCGTACGCGCCGTCGGCCCAGACCTCGCGCAGGCGGCGGCCGTGCTCGCCGACGACGTCGATCTGGCCCAGATAGTTGGCGGCGGCGTAGCCGGTCGCGCACACGACGGCGTCGACCTCCAGTTCGGTTCCGTCGGCGCACACCAGTGAGCGGGCCTTCAGCGCCCGCGCCGGGCTGGCGATCACCTCCACGTGCGGCTGGGTCAGGGTCTGCAGGTAGTCGCCGGCGAACACCAACCGTTTGCACCCCAGCGGGTGGTCCGGGGTGAGCTTGCGGCGCAGTTCCTCATCGGGCACCGCGTTCTCCAGCATGCGCAATGCGATGTCGGTGAACTCCCGGGTCTTGTCGCTGCCGTGCTCGATGACCGAGATGTTGGCCTCGCTCTTCAGCCACAGCCGGGTGCGGTAGATCCGCTTGGCGAACGGGACATGAGCGAAGATCCACTTCTCCCGTTCGGTGTAGGGCCGGTCGGGCTTGGGCAGGATCCAGGTCGGTGACCGCTGCACCGAGTACACCTTGGCGGCCACCTTCGCGATTTCCGGGATCAGTTGCGCCGCCGTCGATCCGGTGCCCAGCACGGCGACCCGCGCGCCGGTCAGGTCGACCGAGTGGTCCCAGCGGGCGGTGTGCATCAGCGTGCCGGTGAACGGTTCGAGCTCTTCGAGGTCGGGCATCAGCGGCTGGGTGAACATGCCGACCGCCGAGACCACGATGTCGAAGGTGTGCTCGTCTTTGCCGGCGGTGGTCAGCCGCCATTGCCGACCGTCCCACCGGGCGGCGACGATCTCGGTGTTCAGCCGCAGATGCGGGGCCAGTCCGTGCCGCTGCGCGCAGCGTTCGAAGTACTCGAGAATCTCCGGCTGCGGTGACCACAGCCGCGA
The window above is part of the Mycolicibacterium hassiacum DSM 44199 genome. Proteins encoded here:
- a CDS encoding flavin-containing monooxygenase, giving the protein MSANRLSVGIIGAGPGGLALGILLKKHGFTDFTIFDREDGVGGTWRVNTYPGLACDVKSHLYSYSFELNPNWSRLWSPQPEILEYFERCAQRHGLAPHLRLNTEIVAARWDGRQWRLTTAGKDEHTFDIVVSAVGMFTQPLMPDLEELEPFTGTLMHTARWDHSVDLTGARVAVLGTGSTAAQLIPEIAKVAAKVYSVQRSPTWILPKPDRPYTEREKWIFAHVPFAKRIYRTRLWLKSEANISVIEHGSDKTREFTDIALRMLENAVPDEELRRKLTPDHPLGCKRLVFAGDYLQTLTQPHVEVIASPARALKARSLVCADGTELEVDAVVCATGYAAANYLGQIDVVGEHGRRLREVWADGAYAYLGMAIPGFPNFFMLYGPNTNVGSNSVLFVLEAQAHYIVRALRYLRRRRRRYVAVKPETMADFLARIDRWMTGTVWLTRCSSYFRAPNGRVVTQWPRSARAYWLITRRFKARDYRFAPSGRPPEIAVRPHPVVAGQLSP